In Haematobia irritans isolate KBUSLIRL chromosome 1, ASM5000362v1, whole genome shotgun sequence, a genomic segment contains:
- the Hmt-1 gene encoding ABC transporter ATP-binding protein/permease Hmt-1 produces MLYCPPNVTLSQIWINHGISHCFMDTVGSAVCCGFLIVFGLIQLLMYTKYATRITDPALVPKTRLYGFQLFLLVFFPLLQLIRFLLNARIYDGSAVYGYMILSTCFVCVAYPMSICLVIKERWYQLPSVPTRGHGLVLLLFWTLAFINESLAFINLRHEDWWFHLKTNKDEVEMGLFVTRYITSLLIFVLGLKGPGTPLPYNIHQRLDEENQTTDGQNLNTGSAFKNAFKKLRKLLPYLWPKKDIFLQMTVLFCILLLAAGRVIKLYLPIYRKNLVDSLTIEPIVFRWDLVLIYVALSFLQGGGTGTMGLFNNLRSFLWIKVQQYTTREIEVDLFQHLHHLSLRWHLQRKTGEVLRVMDRGTDSINNLLNYIIFSITPTILDLIVAVVYFIYAFNWWFGLIVFLTMFLYILATILVTEWRTQFQRRMNQADNEQRARSVDSLLNFETVKYYGAEQYEVNAYRDAIKKYQKEEFLSLLTLNILNTSQNIILCLGLLTGSMLCVYLVVHHDTLTVGDFVLFFTYLMDLYMPLNWFGTYYRAIQKNFVDMENMFDLLKEEEEIVDAPGSSPLLTAGGGIEFSNVSFGYSPEKIVLRNISFNVPAGKTVAIVGPSGAGKSTIVRLLFRFYDVQSGSIMIDGQNIKLVTQQSLRQAIGVVPQDTVLFNNTIYYNIEYGKIGSSPDEVYEAAHMADIHDRILGFPDGYETKVGERGLRLSGGEKQRVAIARTLLKAPVLVLLDEATSALDTNTERNIQAALHKVCSNRTTIIIAHRLSTIIHADEILVLKDGSIAERGRHEDLLLREDGLYAEMWQQQLKNLDAPSTSSEISGQSTETRPANKEGAAGGAAGGAPAGSAYLRAGHAHGGAR; encoded by the exons ATGTTGTATTGTCCGCCAAATGTTACCTTATCACAAATTTGGATCAATCATGGAATCTCCCATTGTTTTATGGATACTGTGGGATCGGCGGTCTGCTGTGGATTTTTAATCGTATTTGGTTTAATACAATTGTTAATGTACACTAAATATGCAACACGTATAACAGACCCTGCATTAGTACCTAAAACACGTTTATAtggttttcaattgtttttgttgGTATTCTTTCCATTATTGCAATTGATAAGATTTCTTCTAAATGCCCGTATCTATGATGGAAGTGCGGTGTATGGTTATATG ATTCTATCAACATGTTTCGTTTGTGTGGCCTATCCCATGTCCATATGTTTAGTGATTAAAGAAAGATGGTACCAATTGCCCTCAGTTCCCACTCGAGGTCATGGCTTAGTACTTCTACTCTTCTGGACTTTGGCTTTTATAAATGAATCTTTGGCCTTTATTAATCTACGCCATGAGGATTGGTGGTTTCATTTGAAAAC AAACAAAGATGAAGTCGAAATGGGTTTATTTGTAACCCGATACATAACATCTCTATTGATCTTTGTATTGGGTCTAAAGGGTCCTGGTACACCATTACCCTATAACATACATCAACGTTTGGATGAAGAGAATCAAACAACAGATGGTCAAAATCTTAATACCGGTTCGGCTTTCAAAAATGCCTTCAAGAAATTGCGTAAACTTTTACCCTACCTATGGCCTAAAAAGGATATTTTCCTACAAATGACCGTCTTGTTTTGTATTCTATTGCTGGCTGCTGGACGTgttattaaattgtatttacCCATATATCGTAAAAATTTGG ttGACAGCTTAACCATAGAGCCCATTGTATTCCGTTGGGATTTAGTTTTGATCTATGTGGCTCTATCATTTCTTCAGGGTGGTGGTACTGGTACTATGGGCCTTTTTAATAATCTTCGCTCATTTCTATGGATTAAAGTACAACAGTATACAACGCGTGAAATTGAAGTGGATCTTTTCCAACATTTACATCATTTGTCATTGAGATGGCATTTACAACGGAAAACTGGCGAAGTTCTTCGTGTTATGGATCGTGGCACAGATTCCATAAATAATCTCTTGAACTATATCATCTTCTCAATAACACCCACCATATTGGATTTAATTGTAGCAGTTGTGTATTTCATCTATGCCTTCAATTGGTGGTTTGGCCTGATTGTTTTTCtcaccatgtttttgtatatat TGGCTACAATTTTGGTTACCGAATGGCGTACACAATTCCAAAGGCGCATGAATCAAGCTGACAATGAACAACGTGCCAGAAGTGTGGATTCTTTGCTGAATTTTGAAACCGTCAAATACTATGGGGCAGAGCAATATGAAGTGAATGCCTATCGTGATGCTATCAAAAAATATCAG AAAGAAGAATTCCTATCTTTATTGACACTGAATATTTTGAATActtcacaaaatattatattgtgTCTTGGTCTTCTAACCGGTTCCATGTTATGTGTCTATCTGGTGGTACATCATGATACCCTGACGGTTGgtgattttgttttgttcttcaCCTATCTAATGGATTTGTATATGCCCTTAAATTGGTTTGGCACCTATTATCGTGCCATACAAAAGAATTTTGTGGATATGGAAAATATGTTCGATTTACTTAAGGAAGAAGAAGAAATTGTTGATGCTCCTGGTAGCTCACCATTGCTGACAGCTGGCGGAGGTATTGAATTTTCGAATGTTAGTTTTGGTTATAGCCCCGAAAAGATTGTCTTGCGCAATATCTCATTTAATGTTCCTGCCGGAAAGACAGTGGCTATTGTTGGTCCTTCAGGAGCTGGAAAGAGTACAATTGTTAGATTGCTATTCCGTTTCTATGATGTTCAATCTGGCTCGATTATGATCGATGgacaaaatatcaaattggtAACACAACAAAGTTTGAGACAGGCCATTGGTGTTGTTCCCCAAGATACGGTTCTATTCAATAATACGATTTACTATAATATTGAATATGGTAAAATCGGTTCATCCCCAGACGAAGTATATGAAGCAGCACATATGGCTGATATTCATGATCGTATTCTTGGCTTCCCCGATGGTTATGAAACGAAAGTAGGTGAACGTGGTTTACGTTTGAGTGGTGGTGAGAAGCAGCGCGTTGCCATTGCCAGGACGCTTTTGAAGGCCCCTGTTTTGGTATTGCTAGATGAGGCAACATCTGCACTGGATACCAATACCGAAAGAAACATACAAGCAGCTTTACACAAAGTTTGCTCCAATCGAACAACTATTATTATAGCCCATAGACTATCCACAATTATACATGCTGATGAGATTTTAGTGCTCAAGGATGGCAGCATTGCCGAACGGGGTCGCCATGAAGATTTGCTATTACGTGAGGATGGCCTATATGCCGAAATGTGGCAGCAACAACTGAAGAATTTAGATGCTCCTTCCACCTCTTCCGAAATTTCGGGTCAATCCACTGAAACTCGCCCCGCCAACAAGGAAGGAGCCGCTGGTGGAGCTGCTGGTGGAGCTCCTGCCGGAAGTGCCTATTTGAGAGCTGGTCATGCTCACGGTGGTGCCCGTTAA